aaagttacttggaaaaaatcagcaaaatagaTAAACTTTTAGCTAAATggacagaaaaaagagagaagattcaaattattaaaatcataagtgAAATTGGGGgcattagaataaaaattataagggagcaaaacaaagaaaatctggaCAAACCCATAACTCATAAgaagattgaattagtaatcaaaaatctcccaataaagcAACCCTTGGAACTGATGGCTTCACTgagaaattctatcaaacacttaaaTAAGCTCTTCCCCCGAGCGGCCTGAGGTGACCTCCGGAGATGGTTCGCTACTCGCtggacccagaaaaccctacaaaatcacGCAAGTCGAGAGGTTCAAATCTTcgtgttcactttaagaacacacgtgaaactgcccaggccatcaagggtatgcatattcgaaaagccaccaagtatctgaaagatgtcactttgcagaagcagtgTGTGCCATTCCGTCGCTACAATGGTGGAGTTGGTAGGTGTGCAcaggccaaacagtggggctggacacagggtcggtggcccaagaagagtgctgaatttttactgcacatgcttaaaaatgcggagagtaatgctgaacttaagggtttagatgtagattctctggtcattgagcacatccaggtgaaTAAAGCCCCCAAGATGCGACGTAGAACCTACAGGGCTCATGGCCGGATTAATCCATACAtgagctctccctgccacattgagatgattcttactgaaaaagagcagattgttcctaaaccagaggaggaggttgcacagaagaaaaagatatcccagaagaaactgaagaaacaaaaacttatggcccgggagtaaattctgcatagaatataaatgcaaaaaaaaaaaaaaacacttaaataacACCAATTATTCTCTAACTTTTCCCaaatttgaagagaaaggaatacttcttaattcattttttaagccCAGCATTACTCTAATACCAAAGCTAGACAAAGACAATACAAGAAAACTAAAGACCAACATTCCTTAGAAACACTGAtgcattggggatccctgggtggcgcagcggtttggcgcctgcctttggcccagggcgcgatcctggagacccgggatcgagtcccacgtcgggctcccggtgcatggagcctgcttctccctctgcctgtgtctctgcctctctctctctctgtgtgtgactatcataaataaataaaaattaaaaaaaaaaaaaattttagaaacactgatgcaaacaccctcaacaaaatactagtaaaccaaattcagcagcatattaagAAGATTATACACCACAACCAAATGGGAGTTATTCCTGGAATATAAGAATAGTTTGACATATGAAAAGCAATCAATGTAATGGACTACATTAATGCAATGAGGgataaaaaaatcatgattatctCATTTGATACAGAAAAAACATCTGACCAAATTAAACaccctttcatgattaaaaaaacaaacaaacaaacaaaaacaaaaaacaaaaaaccactcaacaaactaggaaaagaaaaaaaaaatctaccttggggcatctgggtggcttggttaagcatccaactcttggttttcgctcagatcatgatctcagggttgtgagactgagcaccatgtcaggctccatgctcagtgggtaATCTGAGTGAggttctctcccttctctctctccctctgcccctccccctattcacacatgcatgctctttaaaaatagaataaaatctttataaaaaaaagaaaaaatctacctcaacacaataaaagCCACATATGAAAACATACAGTGAACATCACACTTAACGGTGAAAGAttaaaagtttttcctctaagaccaGAAACAAAGCTAGGATGACCACATTCACCACTTCCTTTACATATAGTACTGGGAGGTCTAGCCAAAGCAATAAATCTAGAAAGAGAAATGTAGAAAAAGGTgtccaaattgaaaaggaagaagtaaaatgactcctgtttgcagatgatataatctTATATGCAGAATACCCTAAAGAGtccatcaaaaaaacaaaaacctgttagaataaatgaattcaacaaaGTACTGGCATGTAAGGTCAACACACAATCAGCTGCacttctacacactaacaataaACAACTCAAAAgggaattaaaaacacaattccacttacaatagcattaaaagaaataaaaaacccaacCAAGGAGGTCAAAAACTTGTACAacgaaaactacaaaatactgaccaaagaaattaaagacaaataaatggaaaaacattctatgctcatggattagaagactttATACCAAGATGTCAATACTGCCCATAACAGTCTATACAACCAATGTAATCCCTagcaaaattccaatgacattttttgcagaaataaaaatcagtaaacaTACATAGGGAGTCTCAAGAGACCACAAACAGCCAAGgcagtcttaaaaaagaacaaaccgggatgccaaggtggctcagtggttgagcatctgcctttggctcagggcatgatcctggagtcctgggatagagtcccacatcgggctctctgcatggagcctgcttctcctctctttgcctgtgtctccacttttctctctgtctctctcatgaataaataaataaaatctttaaaaaaataataataaacctggAGGGCTTAtaatcctgatttcaaaactcacTGTATAGCTACAGAAGTCtaaagtgtggtactggcataaagacagacatataaaccaatggagtagaatagagaggccagaaatAATTCCCCACATATATcgtcaaaagattttttaagatctatttatttcagagagagagtgcgagcaagTAGGGGAGAGGCTAAGGGAGAGAATTctgaagcagaatccctgctgaacatggagaccaacacagggctcaatctcaggacttaAATACTTCCACtgtcataacagcattattcacagtagcaaaAATGTGTAAGATACCCAAGTGTTCaccaaatgatgaatggataagcaaaatatgacatatccatacaatgggatattattcagctttaaataggaaggaaattttaatatatgctacaacatgagtGAACCATGAGGACATTAGTCACAAAagagacaaatgctatatgattctATGGACAATACTTAAGAGTAATCAAAATCATAGCAActgaaagtagaatggtagttgccaggcaGGGCCTTGGGGGACAGAAGACTTAATATCTAAAGGATAAAGAGTTTCAGTTTCACAAGATGAGAAGAGTTCTGGGGTgctgggctggctcagtgggaagagcatgcaacccttgatcttgaggttgtgagtttgagcctcaccaATAGGTGTAGActgcttaaaataaataaatatatccttaaaaaaaaagttctgtagatagatggggggaggggggtgctggtAGCATATTATGAATGTATGTAATATCACTGAACTAAAGGTACACTCAAAAAATGGTTAACATGGTTATAAcgtaaattctatttttcttttttttgtaatgtaagTGCCTGACTTAAGCTTTGATTGTGAAGGGACCCATTTCAAAGAGGCACTCATTTCAAAGAtggctctctctaataaacaagaCTAAATAAAGAGCCAAGCCACTTCCCCCAACTGAGGctcctttgttttagagattttgGTTGATTTTGATAACTAGCCATTTgagccacttttttttcccctcccaaactttaaattctctctcttatGTTTTAAATGCACCAATAAAGAGTGAGCCTACAGACCTATTCCTGGGAAGTATGAGGGAAAATGGCAAAGTAGGAGGATCCTGAGTTCACCTTGTCCTACAGACACATTGAGGCAACAACTACAGCTATGCAACTAACTCTTAAAATGACctagactggcagaacagacagACATCCACAGCTAGTCAGATAGAGAAAGTCACAAAGAAAAGGTAGAAGGCAATTGGGAACCAACTCCCTGGTTCAACCAACCACAAACAGGACGGATATCACAAATATCAAGAAGCAAGAGGACCAGACCCCACACTGGGTAGCCCCTGGAACTGGGAACCCACACAGGGAAGATGAATCTGCTTAACATCTGGCTttgaggggtgcccaggtggctcagtcagttaagtatctgccttcagcttgggtcatgattccagggtcctgggactgagccccacatctgactctgtgcccagcacacagtctgcttgtccctctccctcagcctctgacccctccctccccaccctactCATGCtcgttccctctctctctctccctcaaataaatacataaaatctctaaaaaaataaataaataaaaaataaaataaacatctggctttgaaaaccatgCGGGCTTAACTCCAAGAACTTTGAAAATTGGAAGACTTAACTCAAGGAGAGCCAGAAGATGACAAGAAACTGAGTCCCTGCTCTTAAAGAGTCAACATACTAAATAACTCAAGAGACACAATGCAGAAGCAGCACCTTGAAAAGCACCTGGGGGTATTCATGAAGGAGCTTACTGACTAATCTGAGAATATGTACTAAGTGGCCAAAGATTTCTCTGGCAACAAAAACAATGGCGAGTGCCATTTTTCCTTGCCTCCTACAACCTAGATAGCAAGATGCTTCTAGGAGCCAGTTCCGACACTCTCCGTCTACCTTACTATCACTGTATCCCATGCCCCTACATCCTCCTACAGACCACTCCATCTAGCCTGCCCACCTTGGCAAAATAGCTTCTGCTCTGCCACACCTGGAAGGCAACTCTGCCAGCACTGTGCCACTTCAAAATGACTCCTGCCTTTGGAAAGGGAAGAGATAACCCCCCACCAGCATGCCCACAGTTCCTGCAGCTGAGCCTTTTAGTTGGCTGTGCAGAGAGCAAGTCCTGCCCTTCACTGTGCCTGCAGATAGAGCAGACACTAGCTGTAGACAGCTACCTAGAATGAACGCTAACCTCACCTACCAGTGAACACACAGGCAACAGGTGGGTCTCTCAACGTTGCAAGGAGCAAACTATGCCCAGTACACCCCCATCAGGTAAATCAAATCATTGCAGCCAGTCAGGCTGGAAGCCAGTGCCATCCACTAGTGTACCCACAATAATTGCAACTCAGCCACAACAGAAGGGGACACCCTTGGGAGTCCCTGGTTTTGGCAACCAGAGGGGAATGCACCATATGGCACCACAGGATCTCTTCCAcacaaggccactactttcaagaccaGGAGACACAGCTGGCCTACCTAATACTTAGAAACAAATagagacaaaatgaagaaacagagaaatatgtcccaagtaaagaacaagacaaaatcacagtaaaaaagataaatgaaagagatatgcaatatgcctgataaagactTCAAAGGTAATAGTCATAATTactagacttgagaaaagagtgaatGAACTCAGTGAGAATGTCAAGAGAGAGAcagtaaatacaaaatatataaatattttataaaatatatacatatgtaaataatgtAATCAGTAAGAGCTGAACAATTcagtaatagaaataaaaaagacactaGAGGTAATCAGTAGAGATTAAAAGACACAGAACAGATTAACAATCTGGAAGacagaataaaacaaagcaaCCAAACTgtatagcaaaaagaaaaaataataaaaaatgagaataggggAAGGGAACTCTGCAACATAACAAGAATAACAACATTTACATAATAGGGTTcccagaaggggaagaaggagagtaGAGGGCAGAAAATGTacctgaagaaataatagctgaaaacctccccaatatggggaaggaaacagacatccacaTCCAGGAAGGACAGAAAGTCCCTAATGAAGTGAACCCAAGAAGGTCCACCATCAAACACATCAGAGGTcaaatggcaaaaagtaatgataaagagagaattttaagaacaccaaaaagaaacagttatatacaagggaaaccccataaggctatcagctaatttttcagcaaaaacatcacagatgggcagcccaggtggctcaccggtttagtgccgcctgtagcccaaggcgtgatcctggagtcccaggatcgagtcccatgtcgggctccctgcatggagcctgcttctccctccgcctgtgtctctgtctctttttctctgtgtctctcatgaatgaataaataaaatcttaaaaaaaaaaatcacaggtgcCAATACTCCCTACCTAACTTGCTTATATCAGCCCCATCTCTCCATATCACACTTCAGTGGACCTACCCTTCTCAGTcatgcttgcctcagtcccagtcCTGCAGGTCTCCTCACAAAACCACCAGTACAAACGTCACCAACACATTTCCAAATCCACAGGTTTTATAGGACCTCAGCTGTGGATGCAGCGGTGGCAGGACTCATTTCAGGAACAGACTATACAACACACTTTGTTAAAACACACACTGCTCAGCTGGGGACCAAATACTTCCCACAACAGGTAAAGAGAACGTCTGCAGACAACTGGACTCAAAGAAAAAGCCCCAGGACTCAAGAACAGagcacatgcaacacacacagGAGACAATCTCTGAAGTACCAGGTCCTAGGGAATAGGAGACACTGCACTGTGGGGCATTACAGGGCCTGAAAGACTATTATCATCAAAAGCAAGAGACATAGCCGACTccaaacacagaaacacagaaacagacactggcaaaatgaggaaacagaaaatatgtcccaaatgaaagaacaggaccaaCCTCCAGCAAAAGACCTAAGGAAAATGGatataaataatatgcctgacagagaattcaaagtaatgaaGATGCTCAGTGgctttgagaaaagaatggagaacaTTAGTGAGGACcttaacaaaagacaaaaaaaaaaaaacaatcagggaCGAggaacataataaatgaaatgagaaatacacTACTAGGtggaataaatagcaggctaGAGAAAGCAGAGGAACAAACTAATGACCTGGAagatagagtaatggaaagtaaccaAGCTGAGcaaacagaggaaaataaaatatgcaaattgaGAATACACtcagggaactcagtgactccattaagcataacatttgcattataggaatcccaaaagaagagagagaaaaagaggtagaaatttatttgaaaaaataatagctgaaaacttccctatctgaggaagaaacagatatctagatccaggaagcacagagattCTCCCAAATATTCAACACAAGgtgtccacaccaagacacatagtaattaaaatgggaaaaagtagtgataaagaaaaaaaaattaaaatagcaaaagaagaCACTAACATATAAGGGAAATACCATAAGGCTATTAGCAAGTTTTTGAGCAGAAGCTGTAAAGCCCaaaagggagtggcatgatatattcaaagtgctagaagggaaaaatctacagccaagaatactctatgcagcaaggctatcattcacaagagaaggagaaataaagattttctcaaataataaaactaaaggaattcataaCCACTAAGCCAGCCTTATAAGGAATATTAAATGGGACTGTTTGGCAAGGAAAGACCATAAATGagaatacaaaaagcaaaaaatataaaagcagtaAAACTACGTGTTTCTGCAAAAACCAATCAAGGGATTCATAAAATAGaaggatgtaaaatataataccacatacctaaaatgtggagagaagaagagtaaagaatgggttcagggcagcccgggtggctcagcggcttagtgctgccttcagcccggggcgtgatcctggagacccaggatcgtgtcccatgttgggctccctgcatggagcctgcttctccctctgcctgtgtctctgcctctctctctctctctctgtctctatgaataaataaataaaattaaaaaaaaagaaaccagtaataaatatgcaaaggataaagagaaagaaagccaagcatatcactaaagaaagtcaaCAAATTGTGAAAGAGAACAAGATCAAAGCAACcacaaaaaagtaacaaaatggcaataaatatatacctataaaCATTCTGAATGCAAATGACTAAATGCTCAAATCAAATCATAGGGTgacagagtggattaaaaaaaaaaaaaaaacaagatccatctgtatgctgcctacaacaGATTCATTTCAGATGTAAAGACACTTGCAGATCAAAAGTGAGGACATGGGGgaacacctgagtagctcagtggttgagcatctgtctttggcttagggcatgatcccagtctggggatagagtcccacccacatcaggctcccagtgaggagcttccttctccctctgcctatatttctgcctctctttctgtgtctctcatgaatgaataaatttaaaaatcttaaaaaaaaaaaaaaaaaagtgaggacaTGAGGAACATTTATCGTTCAAATGGATGTCAAAGAAAACTGGGGTAGCAATATTTCTAATGGACTAAatagagtttaaaacaaaaactggggatccctgggtggcgcagcggtttggcgcctgcctttggcccagggcgcgatcctggagacccaggatcgaatcccatgtcgggctcccggtgcatggagcctgcttctccctctgcctgtgtctctgcctctctctctctgtgtgactatcataaataaataaaattttaaaaaataaataaataaataaataaaacaaaaactgtaataaaGGACAAagaactatataataataaaggggacagtACAGTAAGAcgatgtaacaattgtaaatatttacgcATCTAACATAGAAGCACCCAAATAcagaaaacagttaaaaacaaacataaaggaagtaattggttgtaataatagtaggggactttggggatccctgggtggctcagcggtttggcgcctgcctttggcccagggcgcgatcctggagtcccgggatcgagtcccacgtcgggctcctggcatggagcctgcttctccctctccctctgcctgtgtctctgcctctctctatgtctatcataaataaataaaatcttttaaaaaaaaaaaatagtaggggactttaaaaCCCCACTtaaatcaatggacagataatccaaactgaaaatcacaaagaaacaCTGCctctgaatgacacactggaccagatggatctaacagatatattcagaacatgcCATCCACAAACAGattacacattcttttcttttcttttttttttttcagattacacattcttttcaaatgcacatggaacatgaTGCAGAACATATCACATATTAGctttaagccacaaaacaagtctcaacaaattcaaaaatattcaagTCATATTATGCATCCTCTCTGACCACAATATTATATAAAACTACAAATCaactataagaaaaaatctggaaagaacacaaataatgaaggttaaataacatgctactaaacaatgaatgagtcacccaagaaatcaaagaaataaaaactacatagaaacaaatgaaaaatgaaaacatactgttccaaaatctttgggatgcatcaaaagcatttcttcttagagagaagtttatagcaatgcAGGTCtatctcaagaagaaaaatctcaaacaacctaaccttacacctaaaggagctagaaaaaaaaatctcaaaaaacaaatgcCCTACAAACTGAAGTCCAGAACCAGATAGCTTCataggagaattctaccaaacatttaaagaagagttaatacctattcttctcaaacttttccaaacaATAGAAGAGGAACAGaaacttccaaattaattctataaggccaacattaccttgatatcaaaaccagataaagacactacaaaaaaagagagctAAAAAAAAGAGAGCTACAGGCTGATATCTCCAATGAACACAGAATGACacagatgcaaaagtcctcaacaataTACTGGCAATTGGaacccaacaatacattttaaaaatcattcactgggcagccccagtggctcagcagtttagcactgccttcggtccagggcgtgatcctggagacccggtatcgagtcccacgtcaggctccctgcatggagcctgcttctccctctgcctgtgtctctgcctctctctctctctctttctctctctttctctgtgtgtgtgtgtgtgtgtctcccatgaataaataataaaataaaatatttaaaaaaaaaaaatgattcaccaAAATCAAGTGAGATTCATTCCCAAGATGCAAGGGTAGTtttatattcacaaatcaattaataacatCACATCAagggataaaaaccatatgatctttTCAATTAATGGCttaaaagcatttgacacaaagtacaacatccattcatggttTAAAAAACCATCAACTAACTAGGTTTAGAGGGaaaatacttcaacataataaaggccatatatgaaaaatccatagCTAATATtatattcaatggggaaaaactgagagcttttcctctgagatcagaACAAGaccaggatgtccactctcaccattttcatccaccatagtactggaagtcctagccacagcattcagacaacaaaaagaaattaaaagcatccAAAAtgctaaggaagaagtaaaacttttactatttgcagatgacatatctatggaaaaccctaaagatcTGCCAacaaactactagaactgataaatgaatttagtagtCGCAggatacagaaatctgttgtatttctatacacgaataatgaagcagcagaaagagaaataaataatcccagtgtgcctgggtggctcagtcagtaaaggattcaactcttgatttcagctcaagtcatgatctcagggatctcacggttgtgagatggagccctgtctCTGGCTctactcagctgggagtctatctaagattctctctctccctctccccacactgtgtgtgtgcatctgcgctctctctcttttgcaaataaataaatacatctctaaaaagaaaacaaccccacTTACAATTgaaccaaaaataacaaaatatctagaaataaacaaccaggaggtgaaagacctgtactctgaaaactgtaaaatgcgattaaagaaattaatataacaaagaaatggaaagacattcaaTGCTCACAGAAGACCAAATATTGTTgtaatgtctatgctacctaaagcaatctacacatttaatgcaatctctaacaaaaaataaacagcatttttcaaaaaactaGAACAACCTtaaaatttgtaaggaaccacaaaagacctgaaatagctaaagcaatcttcaaaaagaaaaaaacaaaactgaaagtatcacaattccatacttcaagttatattacaaaactgtagtaaacaaaacagtatggtaatggcaAAAATAGATAAGACACATAGATCAGCAAAACAGAATAGGAAATCCAgaaataggggtacctggctggctcagttggaagagcatgtgactcttgatctcacagttgtgagttcaagcccaacattgggtgtagagattacttaaaaataaaatcttaacaagaaaaaaataaataaacccacagttatatggttaattaatcttcgacaaaggaggcaagaatatgcaatgggaaagacagttttttaaatggtggagaaactggacagctacatgtaaaataatgaaactagaccattttcttacaccacacacaaaaaataaactcaaaatgaattaaggactggggcacctgaatggctcagttgttaagcatctgccttcagctcaggtcatgatcccagggccctgggatcgagccctgaatcaggttccctgctgagcagggagtctgcttctccctctgccactccctctgcctgtatactctgtcaaataaataaatacatacatacatacacacaatttaaaaaaatgaattaaggtcctaaatgtgagatctgaagccataaaaattctagaagaggggcagcccaggtggctcagcggtttagagccgccttcagcccagggtgtggtcctggagacctgggatcaagtcccacgtcaggctccctgcatgaagcctgcttctccctctgcctatgtctgtacCTCTGTACCACCCCCTcgccctgtctctcatgaataaataaatacaatctttaaaaaaaaaattgtagaagagagcacaggcagtagtTTCTCTGACATTGATGGTAGTGCTatctttctagacatgtctcctgaggcaagggaaataaaagcaaaactatacTATTGGgacaatatcaaaataaaaagcttttgtacagcaaaggaaacaaccaaccaaacgaaaaggcaacctactaaatgggagaagatatttgcaaatgacatatctgataaagggttagtatccaaaacacatgaagaatttatacaactcgatactgaaaaaaaataataatccaattaaaaatgggcagaggaagaaaaaaaaaaaatgggcagaggacatgaacagacatttctccaaagatgacatacagatggccaacaggcacatgaaaacatgctcaatatcattcattatcagggaaatgcaaaccaaaaccacaatgcgaTATTAACTCAAAACTCccagaatggctaaagtaaaaaacTCAAACAAATATGGACgatgtggagaaaacagaaccCTTGTGCATGGCTGGtggaatacaaactggtacagccatcgTGTAAGACAgcatggaggtccctcaaaaaattaaaaatagaactaccttatgatccaataatcatgctactgggtatttatccaaaaaaatgtgaaaacattaattcaaagagatatatgcacccttatatttacagtagtattatttacaatagccaaactataaaAGAAGCCCAAGGATtcatgaaagatgaatggaaaaagaagatgcaattatacacaatggagtattatttggccataagacaatatggatgaacctagtgggtataatgctaagtgaaataagtcattcagagaaatacaaataccatatgtttttactcatgtagaatttaagaaacaaaataacgcaaaggaaaaaaaagaaagggaagaaagacaagCCAAAAAAAATGGACTCTGGGAACAAACAGATGGTTCCCAGagcggggaggtggggaggtgggtatGGGGATaaatgaaataggtgaaagggattaaaagttcacttatcttgataagcactgagtaatacgtggaactgctgaatcactatattgtacacctgaaactaagataacactgtatgttaactactctggaattaaaaaaaaaaaaaataccacaataCATCTATTTAAATGCTAAGTCAGGCTAAGACTGACTATACTAAGTGTTTAC
This sequence is a window from Canis lupus dingo isolate Sandy chromosome 23, ASM325472v2, whole genome shotgun sequence. Protein-coding genes within it:
- the LOC112661136 gene encoding 60S ribosomal protein L17-like, with the protein product MVRYSLDPENPTKSRKSRGSNLRVHFKNTRETAQAIKGMHIRKATKYLKDVTLQKQCVPFRRYNGGVGRCAQAKQWGWTQGRWPKKSAEFLLHMLKNAESNAELKGLDVDSLVIEHIQVNKAPKMRRRTYRAHGRINPYMSSPCHIEMILTEKEQIVPKPEEEVAQKKKISQKKLKKQKLMARE